In Desulfosediminicola ganghwensis, a single window of DNA contains:
- a CDS encoding 2Fe-2S iron-sulfur cluster-binding protein, which produces MAQEQGNTRKVAIYRYDPTVGGDGHYDHYDLHIEDETNTTILDVLLRIQREQDSTLAFRYACRVNMCGSCAVVINGREGLACKTNVSDFAESKDLTIRPLNHFPVVKDLVVDMGPFFEKYEECLPFFEPRDMSEEPAIIRPDSIERRAIGFSTECIACGCCVSSCTMVNYHDGYAGPAPLNRAFTLLLDSRDALYEERLDRVLQSCYNCRTEFNCTEVCPKEISCTRSIKFIQRLAIKEPFRAKAKSKAEAAASAPAHGENVAAEPCAAHASGEAGQCGCDENLDTGRRNFLAKVTVGLGAVSALTVGGVLASTFVGQSLDKKEPVWVPAGKLGDLKEGDVTTVNLRYVENVGFYNQERVKPVMIYRNQEEDKVVVYDSRCTHLGCSVHWDARQKLFLCACHGGAFELDGSVKAGPPPRPLATLEHRVENGNILIAMV; this is translated from the coding sequence ATGGCTCAAGAACAAGGGAACACAAGAAAAGTTGCAATATACAGGTATGATCCAACGGTGGGAGGGGACGGTCATTATGACCACTACGATCTCCACATAGAGGACGAGACCAATACCACGATCCTTGATGTATTGCTGCGAATCCAGAGGGAGCAGGATTCGACCCTGGCCTTTCGCTATGCATGCAGGGTCAATATGTGCGGATCGTGCGCTGTAGTCATAAATGGCCGGGAAGGGCTGGCCTGTAAAACCAATGTGTCGGATTTTGCTGAATCTAAAGATCTGACCATCAGGCCGTTGAATCATTTCCCGGTGGTTAAGGACCTAGTTGTTGATATGGGGCCGTTTTTTGAAAAATACGAGGAGTGTTTACCGTTTTTCGAACCCAGGGATATGAGTGAGGAGCCGGCTATTATCAGACCGGACTCCATAGAGCGGAGGGCAATCGGTTTTTCAACTGAATGTATCGCTTGCGGCTGCTGTGTTTCGAGCTGCACAATGGTCAATTATCACGATGGCTATGCCGGCCCCGCCCCGCTGAACCGTGCGTTCACGCTGTTGCTGGACAGTCGGGATGCGCTGTACGAAGAGCGGCTGGATCGTGTCCTACAGTCATGCTACAACTGCCGAACTGAGTTCAACTGTACTGAAGTGTGCCCGAAGGAGATCAGCTGTACCAGATCAATCAAGTTTATCCAACGCCTGGCAATCAAGGAGCCCTTCCGAGCAAAAGCAAAAAGTAAAGCTGAAGCAGCTGCCTCAGCGCCGGCGCACGGGGAGAATGTCGCTGCTGAACCATGTGCGGCGCATGCTTCAGGGGAGGCTGGTCAATGTGGTTGTGATGAAAACCTTGATACCGGTCGGAGGAATTTTCTCGCCAAGGTCACGGTTGGTCTCGGTGCAGTTTCCGCCCTCACGGTAGGTGGCGTTCTTGCTTCAACATTTGTGGGCCAGTCCTTGGACAAGAAGGAGCCGGTATGGGTGCCGGCGGGGAAGCTTGGTGATCTCAAGGAAGGCGACGTGACAACGGTAAACCTTCGATATGTTGAGAATGTCGGTTTCTACAACCAGGAACGGGTAAAGCCGGTAATGATCTACCGCAACCAGGAAGAAGACAAGGTCGTAGTGTATGACAGCCGCTGCACTCATTTAGGTTGCTCAGTTCATTGGGACGCTCGACAGAAACTCTTTCTGTGTGCCTGTCATGGAGGAGCTTTTGAACTCGATGGATCGGTAAAAGCAGGTCCGCCCCCTCGGCCGCTCGCTACACTCGAACATCGGGTTGAGAACGGAAATATACTAATAGCAATGGTGTAA
- a CDS encoding succinate dehydrogenase: MEQQNVNNYRKPLQWGELDPNRHRNMFVGMWAWMWQRITAVAIIFLLGLHVTLTYKPWLQFLLLLAVTFHATLGLRVILLDFNLVNVKYQRALIWGLTALGLVIAGLIWRAM, translated from the coding sequence ATGGAACAGCAAAATGTAAACAATTATCGTAAACCGCTTCAATGGGGTGAACTTGATCCGAACAGGCATCGTAACATGTTTGTCGGGATGTGGGCCTGGATGTGGCAGCGTATCACGGCTGTTGCGATCATCTTTCTACTCGGCCTGCATGTCACACTTACCTATAAACCGTGGCTGCAGTTTCTGCTGCTGCTGGCGGTAACCTTCCATGCAACACTTGGGTTGCGGGTAATCCTCCTCGACTTCAACCTGGTCAATGTCAAGTATCAACGTGCTTTGATCTGGGGGCTTACCGCTCTTGGGCTTGTTATTGCCGGACTGATCTGGCGGGCTATGTAA
- a CDS encoding L-aspartate oxidase, protein MSHETLKTDILILGMGAAGQLAALYAYDANPDLKITIVTKALKGKGGCSRMVQGGLNVVLNDSDSHEKHLMDTLKGGQYVNDQDLARTLVEEATPTIKEMETRFGCFFDRNPDGTIHQKPFAGQSFDRTVHKGDLTGIEMISRTTEQIMKRDIQVLEECRAVDLLTDDSGDEVTGALMLDMKQGRFVVIEAAATLVATGGGPTQYSFHAPGPEKSVDGLAMLYRAGVRLRDMEMIQFHPTGLIIPGSVVAGSLLEEGLRGAGAHLYNGEGKRYMHKYDPAEERATRDVVSRSAFLEMLAGRACVEGGIQIDAAHMGAEFVLKNFPGMAARCRQFGYDLARERVPISPTAHFVMGGADIDKNCHTSLRRLFVAGEDSGGVHGGNRLGGNGICESAVYGRQAGKSLARFFRTNSSTPPETAPGLVDELKKKFTEPFGRSGSTEDVFQLRRQLQECNWKKVGVVRNGQDMESAIGEINFLKEESKKVKVTGGDNYNMVWNTYIDLTNMIDVSDMVVASALARKESRAAHYRSDFPDQNDEIGLFNTYLTLGDNGLPTLHSEPVDFKYKSAEECRNHKK, encoded by the coding sequence ATGTCTCACGAAACTTTAAAAACAGATATTCTAATTCTCGGGATGGGTGCTGCGGGGCAATTAGCAGCTCTCTATGCGTATGACGCTAATCCTGATCTTAAAATCACAATCGTAACGAAGGCGCTCAAGGGGAAAGGGGGCTGCAGCCGAATGGTTCAGGGCGGCCTCAATGTCGTTTTAAACGATTCAGATTCCCACGAAAAGCACCTGATGGATACCCTCAAGGGTGGTCAGTATGTCAATGATCAGGATCTTGCCAGGACTCTCGTTGAAGAAGCAACTCCAACCATAAAAGAGATGGAAACACGATTTGGGTGCTTTTTCGATCGCAACCCTGACGGAACCATCCATCAGAAACCGTTTGCGGGGCAGTCGTTCGATAGGACGGTGCACAAGGGAGACTTGACAGGTATTGAAATGATCAGTCGCACGACTGAGCAGATCATGAAGCGGGATATCCAAGTTCTCGAGGAATGCAGAGCTGTGGACCTTCTTACTGACGATTCAGGGGATGAGGTCACAGGGGCTTTGATGCTGGATATGAAACAGGGACGATTCGTCGTTATTGAGGCTGCCGCAACACTGGTGGCAACCGGTGGCGGTCCTACCCAGTATAGTTTCCATGCTCCCGGCCCGGAAAAATCTGTAGATGGCCTGGCGATGCTTTACCGTGCCGGTGTCCGATTGCGGGATATGGAAATGATTCAATTTCATCCTACGGGACTGATAATCCCCGGAAGCGTAGTGGCTGGTTCACTTCTCGAGGAAGGATTGCGTGGAGCCGGGGCGCACCTCTATAACGGGGAGGGAAAGCGCTACATGCATAAGTACGACCCTGCAGAAGAACGTGCAACACGAGATGTGGTGAGTCGTTCAGCATTCCTTGAAATGTTGGCGGGAAGGGCCTGCGTGGAGGGTGGCATCCAGATCGATGCCGCACATATGGGTGCGGAATTTGTCCTTAAGAATTTTCCTGGCATGGCAGCTCGCTGCCGGCAGTTTGGTTACGATCTCGCACGGGAGAGAGTACCCATTTCCCCGACCGCCCACTTTGTTATGGGTGGTGCCGACATTGATAAAAATTGTCATACCTCACTCCGACGCTTATTCGTTGCCGGCGAGGATTCCGGCGGCGTTCATGGCGGCAACCGTCTCGGCGGAAACGGTATTTGTGAATCTGCCGTCTATGGCCGGCAGGCTGGTAAATCCCTGGCCAGGTTCTTTAGGACCAACTCCTCTACCCCTCCTGAGACCGCACCTGGCCTGGTGGATGAACTCAAGAAAAAATTCACCGAACCATTCGGGCGATCCGGCTCCACGGAAGATGTATTCCAGCTCCGCAGGCAGCTGCAGGAATGTAACTGGAAAAAGGTCGGTGTTGTTCGTAACGGTCAGGACATGGAATCAGCAATAGGCGAAATCAACTTCCTGAAAGAAGAGTCTAAAAAAGTCAAAGTGACTGGCGGGGACAACTACAACATGGTTTGGAACACCTACATCGATTTGACGAACATGATCGATGTCTCAGACATGGTTGTTGCCAGTGCACTTGCACGCAAAGAATCAAGAGCTGCTCATTACAGAAGTGACTTCCCGGATCAAAATGATGAGATCGGCCTCTTCAACACATACCTGACCCTTGGTGACAATGGTTTACCTACGCTTCATTCTGAACCGGTTGATTTTAAATATAAATCCGCCGAGGAATGCAGAAATCACAAAAAATAA
- a CDS encoding cytochrome b N-terminal domain-containing protein, with the protein MTDFQKVLLQRIGWDVHLKPFLYKKLPTNLGWSVTLGSLCVMLFVLLAVTGMFLAMYYSPSPDKAYQSIEYIMNDVPMGDILRGIHHWGAGAMVLAVCLHLYAVFFNGSFKAPRELTWIVGVFLLFATLGLGFTGYLLPWDQKAYWATVVATAIPGDIPVVGEGITSLILGGQVSGFTITRFYAIHMLVLPTVMIVLIAAHIYLVRLHGVSDHKPKAKGELDAAANHATTTKLYRFYPEHCGRSTLVFIAVFGAIIYLSIFADIPKEGIVGTVDESYLPRPEWYFMWIFQLLTFFSGSTEVIGSLGIPTLCAVVLLGLPFIEKSKHVGMAKRPLATAVGVSSAVVIVYLTITAFAAARDYGGEILLPERNLTETENAGLQIYVKQDCAYCHQTSGEGGRRVGPDMARLNPKGRTKEYLAAYVKDPQAQSSFSIMPKYPMKQDELDALAEFMLALDFRDNAGRLIEKREVLEQGKAKESVSLVTGH; encoded by the coding sequence ATGACAGATTTTCAGAAAGTACTCTTGCAGCGCATTGGTTGGGATGTTCACCTAAAACCTTTTCTTTACAAAAAACTCCCCACCAATCTTGGGTGGTCTGTGACTCTTGGCAGTCTTTGCGTGATGCTGTTCGTTTTGCTGGCGGTCACCGGGATGTTTTTGGCTATGTATTACAGCCCTTCTCCTGACAAGGCCTATCAGTCGATAGAGTATATCATGAATGATGTGCCCATGGGGGATATTCTTCGGGGGATTCATCACTGGGGTGCCGGAGCAATGGTTCTGGCAGTTTGCCTTCATCTTTATGCCGTGTTTTTTAATGGTTCATTCAAGGCGCCGCGTGAGTTGACCTGGATTGTCGGTGTGTTTTTGCTGTTTGCGACACTCGGTCTCGGCTTTACCGGTTATCTGCTGCCGTGGGATCAGAAGGCATACTGGGCGACTGTTGTCGCAACGGCAATACCCGGAGATATCCCGGTTGTCGGGGAGGGGATTACCAGCCTGATTCTCGGTGGCCAGGTCTCCGGATTTACCATCACCAGGTTTTACGCAATTCACATGCTCGTGCTGCCGACGGTTATGATTGTTCTGATTGCCGCGCATATATATCTGGTGAGGTTACACGGCGTAAGTGATCACAAGCCAAAAGCCAAGGGTGAGCTTGACGCTGCAGCCAACCATGCCACCACAACCAAGCTCTATCGTTTTTACCCAGAACATTGCGGACGAAGCACCCTGGTATTTATCGCAGTATTTGGAGCCATTATTTATTTATCGATCTTTGCTGATATTCCCAAAGAAGGCATAGTCGGCACCGTCGACGAGAGCTACCTTCCCCGTCCGGAATGGTATTTCATGTGGATATTCCAACTTCTGACGTTTTTTTCCGGATCAACGGAGGTTATCGGAAGCCTGGGTATTCCAACACTCTGTGCAGTTGTCCTTCTGGGGCTGCCATTTATTGAAAAATCCAAACATGTTGGGATGGCAAAACGTCCCCTCGCGACTGCGGTCGGGGTGAGCAGCGCTGTTGTCATTGTCTATCTCACGATAACCGCATTCGCCGCTGCTCGGGATTACGGCGGGGAGATCCTCTTACCTGAGCGAAATCTTACCGAAACCGAAAACGCAGGGTTGCAGATATATGTGAAACAGGATTGTGCCTATTGCCATCAGACCAGCGGTGAAGGCGGTCGGAGGGTTGGTCCTGATATGGCAAGGTTAAATCCCAAGGGAAGAACCAAGGAGTATCTCGCAGCGTATGTCAAGGATCCACAGGCTCAGAGCTCCTTTTCCATCATGCCGAAATACCCAATGAAACAAGATGAATTAGATGCTTTGGCCGAATTCATGCTGGCTCTTGACTTCCGGGACAATGCTGGCCGCCTGATTGAAAAACGCGAAGTACTCGAGCAGGGAAAAGCAAAAGAGAGTGTTTCACTGGTTACGGGACATTGA
- a CDS encoding TRAP transporter substrate-binding protein, whose protein sequence is MKKRDQKMVNNLARRDFLRLCAIYGTTAALGGVLATAATAGEKELKQQISIQAEQEAKKAAVAKHTMILAVDGVGNRWPDGVVCTSTMWNIGAWKLKTNIENHSKGAIYVKIVEGGALGGQVKAARKVQQGILQACTASTQNMAAFAPVWNVTDIPYAIGPVENYWKLLYSKEVNDSLRKKSMEQGVMNLATFPQTRWLELKMGLSNEIRFPEQLKGMKIRVTGSKLEQAIFDILPSSPTPIAWGEVYTAMKEGAIDGIHVGPASVADAGIHEVVGQLVNTEFMYNADTVWVNTRWFKKLSAVLQEAVLEASYQTQLFIEGIYEPLHAMQAGLRPNSPSDAIWKKAGTKQVILTATERTAWYDYLSYENNKDRFDPMVKRFGKTEFEIVQQVAQAGDVERQRWWKS, encoded by the coding sequence ATGAAAAAACGAGATCAAAAGATGGTAAACAACCTGGCTCGACGCGATTTTTTACGCTTATGTGCGATATATGGCACAACTGCCGCACTGGGGGGGGTATTAGCAACAGCTGCTACTGCAGGAGAAAAAGAACTCAAGCAGCAAATCTCCATTCAGGCTGAGCAAGAAGCAAAGAAGGCTGCAGTTGCCAAACACACTATGATCTTAGCGGTCGATGGGGTTGGTAATCGCTGGCCTGATGGAGTGGTGTGTACTTCGACCATGTGGAACATCGGGGCATGGAAACTTAAGACTAATATAGAAAACCATTCCAAGGGCGCCATCTATGTCAAGATAGTCGAAGGCGGCGCACTGGGCGGGCAGGTCAAGGCAGCCAGGAAAGTCCAACAGGGCATCCTCCAGGCTTGTACTGCAAGCACCCAGAATATGGCCGCTTTTGCCCCGGTTTGGAATGTTACAGACATTCCATATGCTATCGGTCCCGTAGAAAATTATTGGAAGCTTCTCTATTCCAAAGAAGTTAACGATTCACTCCGTAAAAAGAGCATGGAGCAAGGAGTAATGAACCTTGCCACCTTCCCACAAACACGATGGCTTGAGTTGAAAATGGGGCTTTCCAATGAAATTCGTTTTCCCGAACAGCTCAAGGGTATGAAGATTCGTGTGACTGGCTCAAAGCTTGAGCAAGCAATTTTTGACATCTTACCATCCAGCCCAACCCCAATTGCCTGGGGAGAAGTATATACAGCCATGAAAGAAGGGGCTATTGATGGCATCCACGTCGGTCCCGCTTCCGTAGCCGATGCAGGCATTCACGAGGTTGTCGGCCAGCTAGTAAATACTGAATTTATGTATAATGCCGACACAGTTTGGGTGAATACCAGATGGTTTAAAAAGTTGTCAGCCGTCTTACAAGAAGCTGTGTTAGAAGCTTCATATCAGACCCAGCTCTTCATCGAAGGAATTTACGAGCCGCTCCATGCCATGCAAGCGGGGCTTCGACCGAATTCGCCCTCCGACGCCATCTGGAAAAAAGCCGGAACTAAGCAGGTCATTTTAACCGCTACGGAAAGAACTGCCTGGTATGATTATCTTTCTTACGAGAATAATAAAGATCGTTTTGATCCGATGGTGAAGAGATTCGGGAAAACAGAATTTGAAATCGTGCAACAGGTTGCACAAGCAGGTGACGTAGAAAGACAACGATGGTGGAAATCGTAA
- a CDS encoding sigma-54 interaction domain-containing protein — translation MLSSNDIKSISLSLDSSHNGIIVINRDGIILIYNKSAKRIFNDGEADFEGRKIKDIRPEAWDDLEAIFKTGQPQIGKKITLDRATIITNRTPIVVEDNVVGVITVFQDVSEHEAIISQLSNYQKLHKELEVIFESSYDGLFVSDGSANCLSVNRSYEEITGTRRENLIGKNTKSLVKDKIVDISVSLEVLKQKKQITLLQVINQKREVIVTGTPVWDDDENISKVVVNVRDITELSELKRQLAETRKKTDYYYHTLQEYQDTEHALQVMVANSMSMLKILRKSIKAAKFEVLVLLTGESGVGKSMLAKLIHKMSPRKDQPFVKINCGAIPPNLMESELFGYEKGAFTGASSTGKMGLIGAAHKGTVFLDEIAELPLEMQVKLLEVIEDKQFKPVGATRTTTVDVRIIAATNRNLFEQVQKGLFREDLYYRLNVVPIVIPPLRQRRDDVPALCENFLEKINRKMEGKKRFHPILIELLRQYDFPGNVRELFNIIERMTVFSEGELLTPDDLPSEIRKNSTIDSNEIVEISPLKQALTSYEKKLLKKVLKESASLQQAADMLQIHPTTLSRKLTKLNLEKP, via the coding sequence ATGCTTTCTTCTAATGATATTAAATCCATATCTCTAAGTTTAGATTCATCGCATAATGGAATCATAGTCATAAACCGTGATGGAATAATTCTGATTTACAACAAGTCAGCAAAAAGAATATTTAATGACGGTGAAGCTGATTTTGAAGGCCGAAAGATTAAGGATATTCGACCTGAAGCTTGGGATGATCTTGAAGCTATTTTTAAGACAGGACAACCCCAGATAGGTAAAAAAATAACCCTTGATAGAGCAACTATTATAACAAATCGTACTCCCATCGTTGTTGAAGACAACGTTGTCGGTGTCATAACTGTGTTCCAGGATGTATCAGAACACGAAGCTATTATTTCTCAACTTTCTAATTACCAGAAATTACACAAAGAATTAGAGGTTATTTTTGAGTCATCTTACGATGGCCTGTTTGTCTCTGATGGGAGTGCCAATTGCCTTAGTGTCAACAGATCTTATGAAGAGATTACCGGCACTAGACGTGAGAATTTGATAGGTAAGAATACGAAGTCGCTCGTTAAAGATAAGATCGTTGACATTTCCGTTAGCTTAGAAGTCCTAAAACAGAAAAAACAAATTACATTGTTGCAGGTAATCAATCAGAAGAGGGAGGTGATCGTTACCGGGACACCAGTATGGGATGACGACGAAAATATCTCTAAGGTGGTGGTCAACGTTCGTGATATTACCGAACTCAGTGAGCTCAAGAGACAGCTTGCGGAAACTCGTAAAAAGACGGACTATTACTACCATACACTTCAGGAATATCAGGATACCGAGCATGCGTTGCAGGTTATGGTTGCCAACAGCATGTCAATGCTCAAGATTTTAAGAAAGTCTATTAAAGCAGCGAAGTTTGAAGTGCTGGTTCTCTTGACTGGAGAGTCTGGAGTTGGAAAAAGCATGCTGGCCAAGTTGATACACAAAATGAGCCCGCGAAAGGACCAACCCTTTGTTAAAATTAACTGTGGAGCAATCCCTCCCAATCTTATGGAAAGTGAACTCTTTGGCTACGAAAAGGGTGCATTTACTGGTGCTTCGTCGACAGGAAAGATGGGGCTTATTGGAGCAGCCCACAAAGGAACCGTTTTCTTAGACGAAATTGCTGAGCTTCCCCTTGAGATGCAAGTTAAGCTGCTTGAAGTTATTGAAGATAAACAGTTTAAACCAGTCGGGGCAACCCGAACGACTACAGTCGACGTCAGGATTATAGCCGCCACTAATCGAAATCTTTTTGAGCAAGTTCAAAAAGGTCTTTTCCGGGAAGACCTTTATTACAGGCTCAATGTTGTACCAATAGTTATCCCGCCTTTACGGCAGCGACGAGATGATGTTCCGGCTTTGTGTGAAAATTTTCTTGAGAAAATCAATCGTAAAATGGAGGGAAAAAAGCGCTTTCACCCGATTTTAATTGAATTGTTAAGACAATATGACTTTCCAGGCAATGTCAGGGAATTGTTTAATATTATTGAACGGATGACCGTCTTCAGTGAGGGAGAACTCCTGACCCCCGATGACCTGCCCTCTGAAATTAGAAAAAATTCTACAATTGATTCCAATGAGATTGTAGAGATATCTCCCCTAAAGCAAGCTCTGACGAGTTATGAAAAAAAGCTCCTGAAGAAGGTCCTCAAAGAGAGCGCATCTCTTCAACAAGCTGCAGATATGTTACAAATTCACCCCACAACCCTATCAAGGAAACTGACAAAGCTTAACCTTGAGAAACCTTAA
- a CDS encoding fumarate hydratase, with product MADLDYQIVEDVAKELYIRALCDLPPDVREALKKAHDRETNPTAKEIFKAIFKTIEVADKNKTLICQDTGLPIYMVKVGSQFPWNGYQIKERLAKGAERATREFPFRGSSTHPLTRINPQTSVGEGLPVVHYDFDGENDYLDILMIPKGSGSENMSTMKMFYPAHGISALKKFVIDTVFETGANPCPPGIIGIGIGGTADLVMKLAKEAIARPVGQRHPDPQIAEMEEELEEAINSMDRGPMGLGGKITTLGVHIETAYTHITQNPIAINTQCWPARRARAKIYPNGNVEYGY from the coding sequence ATGGCTGATCTTGATTATCAAATTGTCGAAGATGTCGCTAAGGAGCTTTATATACGGGCGTTATGCGATTTGCCGCCCGATGTGCGGGAGGCCCTGAAAAAGGCCCATGACCGGGAAACAAACCCGACGGCTAAAGAGATCTTCAAAGCCATCTTCAAGACGATTGAGGTCGCGGACAAAAACAAGACACTGATTTGTCAGGATACCGGTCTCCCTATCTATATGGTTAAGGTAGGTTCCCAATTTCCCTGGAACGGCTACCAGATAAAAGAACGGTTGGCGAAGGGAGCCGAGCGTGCAACCCGGGAGTTTCCATTCAGGGGAAGCTCCACCCACCCACTGACAAGGATCAATCCACAAACCTCCGTTGGCGAGGGGCTACCCGTTGTGCACTATGACTTTGATGGGGAAAACGATTATCTCGATATCCTCATGATCCCAAAAGGTTCTGGGTCGGAAAACATGAGCACGATGAAGATGTTTTACCCAGCGCATGGGATATCCGCGCTCAAGAAGTTCGTAATTGATACCGTTTTTGAGACCGGAGCAAACCCGTGCCCCCCAGGGATCATTGGAATTGGTATCGGTGGTACGGCGGACCTGGTGATGAAACTTGCCAAAGAGGCAATTGCTCGCCCCGTCGGCCAGAGGCATCCGGATCCGCAAATTGCAGAGATGGAAGAAGAGCTTGAAGAGGCCATCAATTCAATGGATCGGGGCCCAATGGGACTCGGAGGCAAGATCACCACACTCGGCGTTCATATCGAGACTGCTTATACCCATATTACCCAAAACCCGATTGCCATCAATACCCAGTGTTGGCCAGCCCGGCGGGCTCGTGCAAAGATTTATCCAAACGGCAATGTTGAGTACGGATATTAA
- a CDS encoding TRAP transporter small permease, with the protein MGILWKSIKWLDENVEYWLCFVFYSYMAGIIVVEVCRRYFFNASSSWGEETAIYAFIWMTYLAAARGVRGRKHLSVEALRHRMTRTQKYWAFVLSDVSFLILAVTVAYYSLIPVTNSIQYGHTMFGIDLPLALATSSITAGWILIAIRVVQRFLDTLRRFRMGLPLAEEQVF; encoded by the coding sequence TTGGGAATACTTTGGAAATCAATTAAATGGCTCGACGAGAATGTCGAGTACTGGCTTTGTTTTGTCTTCTATTCATACATGGCTGGAATAATTGTTGTGGAGGTCTGTCGCCGATACTTCTTCAATGCCAGTAGTTCCTGGGGAGAGGAAACAGCAATTTATGCCTTCATATGGATGACATACTTAGCTGCTGCCCGCGGTGTTCGAGGCCGCAAGCACCTTTCAGTAGAAGCTTTACGTCACCGGATGACCAGGACACAAAAATACTGGGCATTTGTACTTAGCGATGTCTCTTTTCTTATTTTAGCCGTTACGGTTGCCTATTATTCGCTCATCCCAGTCACCAATAGTATTCAGTATGGCCACACAATGTTTGGGATAGATCTCCCTCTGGCACTCGCCACCTCTTCAATTACTGCAGGTTGGATTCTAATCGCGATCCGGGTTGTCCAGCGCTTTTTGGATACCCTGCGACGGTTTCGCATGGGCCTGCCGCTTGCGGAAGAACAGGTGTTCTAA
- a CDS encoding sigma-54 interaction domain-containing protein: MRWDLATRHKILLEVNNAVITNYSIDDFFGSLSTELRKHFHYDRLSIFIYDNEADSLTYLTLADGVQPKGFERNVRPLASGAVARMVIQSKQRITIKELSRYTDQQSILAMVNAGLVSTMAFPLIVRNRILGTLHMSFKKVPRDFSELADILTEVANQVAIAVGNMVTISELVEEKQNLEREKHFLINNADDYQPANFLYTSPAMSDLMQLARSVAEIDAPLLITGETGTGKDYVARYIHSISHRRDRLFVKVNCPALTSSLFESELFGHVKGAFTGADTPRVGRFEMADKGIIFLDEIAELPIDLQAKLLQVLQEHQIERVGDNRVIKTDFRLIAATNRDLSEAIEQRKFRQDLYYRLNILQIHIPPLRERREDIPYLIEKLNEAESLSLNRPAPKYTPRVIDFLSEYQWPGNVRELKNLVKRFVILKPGEVLPLHDIQNLVGTVGQRTPLYKGNNGSMVKSEQFAIEQALIESKGMVGGPNGAAKILGVPKSTLQYRIKKYGLRPGNYA, from the coding sequence ATGCGCTGGGACTTAGCAACACGTCATAAGATTCTCTTGGAAGTCAACAATGCGGTAATCACCAACTATTCCATTGATGATTTTTTCGGATCACTCTCAACCGAGCTGAGAAAACATTTTCACTACGATCGATTATCCATTTTCATTTATGATAACGAAGCTGATTCACTCACTTATTTAACGTTGGCTGATGGCGTTCAGCCTAAAGGTTTCGAAAGAAATGTTCGTCCGCTCGCCAGCGGTGCAGTTGCAAGAATGGTGATTCAGTCCAAACAGAGGATAACCATCAAAGAACTATCTCGTTACACCGACCAACAGTCAATTCTTGCGATGGTCAATGCCGGCCTCGTATCAACGATGGCATTTCCCCTGATTGTGCGTAATCGAATTCTTGGAACACTACATATGTCGTTTAAGAAAGTTCCGAGAGACTTTTCTGAGCTTGCTGATATCCTCACCGAGGTTGCTAATCAAGTGGCAATTGCCGTAGGCAATATGGTTACAATCTCTGAATTGGTTGAGGAGAAACAGAACCTTGAAAGAGAAAAGCATTTTCTGATAAACAATGCAGACGATTATCAACCTGCAAACTTCCTGTATACATCACCGGCCATGAGTGATCTCATGCAGCTGGCTCGAAGCGTTGCTGAAATCGATGCACCCTTGTTGATAACCGGCGAGACTGGAACAGGAAAAGACTACGTTGCCCGCTATATCCATTCAATAAGTCACCGAAGGGATCGTCTCTTTGTCAAGGTAAATTGTCCGGCCCTTACCTCGTCACTTTTTGAGAGTGAACTTTTCGGCCATGTGAAAGGTGCGTTCACTGGTGCGGACACTCCTCGAGTAGGGCGATTTGAGATGGCCGATAAGGGGATAATTTTCCTGGATGAAATTGCTGAGCTCCCGATAGACCTTCAAGCAAAACTCCTACAAGTACTGCAAGAACACCAGATTGAACGTGTGGGCGACAACAGGGTGATCAAGACTGATTTTAGACTGATTGCCGCTACCAATCGAGATCTGTCAGAAGCCATCGAACAGAGAAAATTTCGACAAGATCTTTATTATCGCCTGAATATTCTTCAAATCCATATTCCGCCCCTTCGCGAACGGCGGGAGGATATACCCTATTTGATAGAAAAATTGAATGAGGCTGAGTCATTGTCCCTTAACAGGCCAGCGCCAAAATACACACCTAGAGTTATCGATTTCCTGTCAGAATACCAATGGCCTGGAAACGTCAGGGAACTTAAAAACCTCGTAAAACGTTTTGTCATACTAAAACCGGGAGAGGTGTTACCCCTACACGATATCCAAAACCTCGTGGGCACTGTTGGTCAGCGTACCCCTCTATATAAAGGAAATAATGGATCGATGGTTAAGTCAGAGCAATTTGCTATTGAACAGGCTCTTATAGAAAGCAAAGGCATGGTTGGTGGTCCCAATGGAGCTGCAAAGATTCTGGGTGTTCCAAAATCTACCCTGCAATACCGTATTAAAAAATACGGACTCCGCCCGGGAAATTATGCTTAG